A single window of Cytobacillus dafuensis DNA harbors:
- a CDS encoding LytR/AlgR family response regulator transcription factor, giving the protein MEQIIKALIVDDERYSRDELKHLLKSFPSIQIVGEAESGDASIMKTIQLQPDVVFLDVEMPVMNGMEAAKSLMELKKNPLIIFTTAYPQFAAEAFRYEAIDYLLKPYDEELLHKTIHRIEKKLRSQRNIKITKSTGKLAVEENGEIFYIEPKYILYMYRDDKVTKIITKSGEFEAKTPLKDLENRLNPYSFFRIHKSYLVNLDYVTRLTPWFNGAYQLEIEGRHELLSVSRNYVKSLRVRLEI; this is encoded by the coding sequence ATGGAACAGATCATTAAAGCTTTAATTGTTGATGACGAACGATACAGTCGAGATGAACTTAAGCATTTATTAAAAAGCTTTCCTTCTATTCAAATTGTAGGTGAGGCAGAATCTGGTGACGCCTCTATTATGAAGACTATTCAATTACAGCCTGATGTTGTTTTTCTTGATGTCGAAATGCCAGTAATGAATGGGATGGAAGCTGCAAAATCGTTAATGGAATTAAAGAAAAATCCATTAATCATTTTCACAACTGCTTATCCACAATTTGCTGCAGAGGCTTTTCGCTATGAAGCAATCGATTACTTGCTCAAGCCATATGATGAGGAACTGCTTCATAAAACGATTCATCGCATTGAAAAAAAATTACGTTCTCAAAGAAATATTAAAATTACTAAATCAACGGGAAAGCTTGCTGTGGAGGAGAATGGGGAAATCTTCTATATTGAACCAAAATATATCTTATATATGTATAGAGATGATAAAGTTACAAAAATAATTACAAAATCTGGAGAATTCGAAGCAAAGACTCCTTTAAAAGACCTTGAGAATCGACTTAATCCTTATTCCTTTTTTCGAATCCATAAAAGTTACCTTGTAAACCTTGACTATGTTACTCGACTTACCCCTTGGTTTAATGGCGCCTATCAGCTTGAAATAGAAGGAAGACATGAATTGCTATCCGTCAGCAGGAATTATGTTAAGTCTTTACGAGTTCGTCTAGAAATTTAA
- a CDS encoding sensor histidine kinase, translated as MFELLFTMLERLGIIVTIAFILTRLRFFRDMIYQEQLNLKQQYKAILFFGFFGIIGTYSGLAFSTETLQFNRWASGLSSDEALANSRVIGVVIAGLLGGYKIGIGAGLIAGIHRFTIGGFTAFSCGAASIIAGVIAGAFYRKNKHVKLSSAFLIGAVAEAIQMLIILLFSRPFDKALSLVEVIGMPMILANGLGSALFLLIIKNVVNEEEKAIALQAQKTLRIADQTLAYLRKGMNNYSAEAVCKILHKEVQTSAVAMTNLTEILAHVGVGDEHHRANIPIQTQITKDAIREGKITIANDETIHCQSHNCPLGAAVIAPLKQRGVTIGTLKFYFRSEKEVTPFAKEIIAGLSVLLSHQLEIAEADKAYQLAKELEIKALQAQISPHFLFNSLNTIVSLIRIDPGKARKLLVSISHFLRQNLAGTTLSMTTLEQELKHVKAYLEIEETRFIDKLEVIYDIDDEALLVKVPPLTLQPIIENAIKHGIKDKDRDCMIKILIKIEDTCTLVTVEDNGKGMHKERANLVGKKIIHSESGTGLALYNVNRRLTMMFGSEAAIQTRSELHRGTAVSFSIPLSEEK; from the coding sequence ATGTTTGAATTGCTCTTTACGATGCTAGAACGTCTAGGAATTATTGTGACGATTGCTTTTATCCTAACACGGCTGCGGTTCTTTAGAGATATGATTTACCAAGAACAATTAAATCTGAAGCAGCAGTATAAAGCCATCCTTTTCTTTGGCTTTTTTGGAATTATCGGCACTTATTCTGGTCTTGCATTTAGTACAGAAACTCTACAGTTCAATCGATGGGCTTCAGGTCTTTCTTCCGATGAAGCTCTTGCAAATTCTAGAGTTATTGGGGTTGTAATTGCTGGGCTTCTTGGTGGCTATAAAATTGGAATAGGTGCAGGCTTAATAGCGGGAATTCACCGGTTTACAATAGGTGGCTTTACTGCCTTTTCATGTGGTGCCGCTTCTATAATTGCTGGAGTTATTGCTGGGGCTTTTTACCGAAAAAATAAGCATGTCAAGCTTTCATCTGCTTTCCTAATTGGAGCTGTTGCAGAAGCAATTCAGATGCTCATTATCTTATTATTTTCCCGTCCCTTTGATAAAGCGCTCTCCCTTGTTGAAGTAATAGGCATGCCTATGATTCTCGCAAATGGGTTAGGCTCAGCGCTCTTTCTACTAATCATAAAAAATGTAGTAAACGAAGAAGAAAAAGCCATTGCACTTCAAGCACAAAAAACACTGCGTATCGCAGATCAAACACTTGCCTATCTTCGGAAAGGCATGAACAACTATTCTGCAGAAGCAGTCTGCAAAATTCTACACAAGGAAGTACAAACAAGTGCCGTTGCCATGACAAATCTAACTGAAATATTAGCTCATGTAGGTGTCGGTGATGAGCATCATCGTGCTAATATTCCCATTCAAACGCAAATTACGAAAGATGCGATTAGAGAGGGAAAAATTACTATCGCTAATGACGAGACGATCCATTGCCAAAGTCATAACTGCCCTCTTGGTGCGGCAGTCATTGCTCCTTTGAAACAAAGGGGTGTAACAATTGGAACATTAAAGTTTTATTTTCGTTCAGAAAAGGAAGTGACCCCTTTTGCTAAAGAAATAATAGCTGGACTAAGTGTTCTTCTCAGCCATCAGCTTGAAATTGCCGAGGCTGATAAGGCATACCAGTTGGCAAAGGAATTAGAGATCAAGGCGCTGCAAGCCCAAATTAGTCCACATTTTTTATTCAATTCTTTAAATACAATTGTTTCCTTAATACGCATTGATCCAGGAAAAGCAAGAAAGCTGCTTGTTTCCATCTCCCATTTTTTGCGTCAAAATTTGGCGGGAACAACATTAAGCATGACAACGCTTGAACAAGAGCTCAAGCATGTGAAAGCCTATCTTGAAATTGAAGAAACACGATTTATCGATAAACTTGAGGTTATTTATGATATTGATGATGAAGCATTGTTAGTCAAGGTTCCGCCACTAACCTTGCAGCCGATTATTGAAAATGCCATCAAACATGGAATAAAGGATAAGGATAGGGATTGTATGATTAAAATCTTGATAAAGATAGAGGACACTTGCACTCTTGTCACAGTTGAAGACAACGGCAAGGGGATGCATAAGGAGAGAGCCAATTTGGTTGGAAAAAAAATTATCCATTCGGAATCCGGAACCGGTCTTGCCCTTTATAATGTCAATCGAAGACTAACTATGATGTTCGGAAGTGAAGCAGCTATTCAGACGAGGAGTGAACTTCATAGAGGAACCGCCGTTTCATTTTCTATCCCGCTTTCGGAGGAAAAATAA
- a CDS encoding MerR family transcriptional regulator codes for MNEKKTFLIGEFSEKTGTSVRTLHYYDEIGLLKPDKDPSSGHRHYSDKDVLILQKIVSLKFLGYSLEQIKGMIDEPSFDVSLNESLQIQKKALEEEKFQIETALTSINRTIKLLEEEGEVDSAILMSLINTVQTEKNTREWLEQRTTKDVVDYLYNKSEDDVLSLDKEYIHLSKKVKELVGLPIEDPQVQELIEQYMKATLDFIGEEAMHALAEMDLSEADKLQEMMPSPFTKEEEDWLNQAMDYYMVQNGMVDPQNNQE; via the coding sequence ATGAATGAGAAGAAAACATTTTTAATCGGAGAATTCTCTGAAAAGACAGGTACTTCGGTGAGGACATTACATTATTATGATGAAATTGGCCTTCTTAAACCAGATAAGGATCCAAGCTCAGGTCACCGGCACTATTCAGATAAGGATGTATTAATATTGCAAAAAATAGTAAGCTTGAAATTTCTAGGCTATAGTCTAGAGCAAATTAAAGGAATGATCGATGAGCCAAGTTTTGATGTGAGCTTAAATGAATCATTGCAAATCCAAAAGAAGGCTTTAGAGGAGGAGAAATTTCAGATTGAGACGGCACTTACTTCCATTAATCGAACTATTAAGCTGCTTGAAGAAGAAGGAGAAGTAGATAGTGCGATCTTAATGAGTTTAATCAATACGGTTCAAACAGAAAAAAACACGCGTGAATGGCTTGAGCAGCGGACTACTAAAGATGTAGTCGATTATTTATATAATAAATCTGAAGATGATGTATTGTCGTTGGATAAGGAATATATTCATTTATCAAAAAAGGTAAAGGAATTAGTCGGATTGCCAATAGAGGATCCGCAAGTACAGGAGCTAATTGAACAATATATGAAAGCTACTCTTGATTTCATTGGAGAGGAAGCGATGCACGCTTTGGCAGAAATGGATTTGAGTGAAGCGGATAAGCTGCAAGAGATGATGCCTTCTCCATTTACAAAGGAAGAAGAGGACTGGTTAAATCAGGCGATGGATTATTATATGGTTCAAAACGGAATGGTTGATCCACAGAATAATCAAGAATAA